A DNA window from Ipomoea triloba cultivar NCNSP0323 chromosome 10, ASM357664v1 contains the following coding sequences:
- the LOC116032470 gene encoding AP2/ERF and B3 domain-containing transcription repressor RAV2-like gives MDSTSTIENSCSTSVAPPSTSIISPAEPLSRLGSGITEVESARKLPSLKFKGVVPQPNGRWGAQIYEKHKRVWLGTFNEEDEAGRAYDVAAQRFRGRDALTNFKPLSETEDNSELSFLRSRSKAEIVDMLRKHTYADELSRRRSLEYCDETEGNNNKKMGEEGERLFEKAVTPSDVGKLNRLVIPKQHAEKYLPLPTTTSKGILLNLEDKNGKVWRFRYSYWNSSQSYVLTKGWSRFVKEKGLRAGDVVSFRRSTGQDKRLYIDRNPPAQQPLVKTVRLFGVNICSSNTVPPVGRKRMGETDLFLPLECSKKQRVIDAL, from the coding sequence ATGGATTCAACTAGCACAATTGAGAACTCATGTAGTACGTCGGTGGCGCCACCTTCAACCTCCATTATTTCCCCGGCGGAACCTCTGAGCCGATTGGGAAGCGGAATCACAGAGGTGGAATCCGCCCGGAAGCTCCCCTCTTTGAAATTCAAAGGCGTGGTCCCCCAGCCCAACGGCCGCTGGGGGGCTCAAATCTACGAGAAGCACAAGCGCGTGTGGCTAGGGACCTTCAACGAAGAAGACGAAGCCGGCCGCGCCTACGACGTCGCCGCCCAGCGCTTCCGCGGCCGCGACGCCCTCACCAACTTCAAACCCTTGTCGGAGACCGAAGACAACTCGGAGCTGTCGTTTCTGCGGTCGCGGTCGAAGGCGGAGATCGTGGATATGCTCCGCAAACATACTTACGCCGACGAGCTAAGCCGGCGGAGAAGTTTGGAGTACTGCGATGAGACGGagggtaataataataagaaaatggGCGAAGAAGGAGAGCGGCTTTTCGAGAAAGCCGTGACTCCGAGCGATGTGGGGAAGTTGAACCGGTTGGTGATCCCGAAGCAACACGCCGAGAAGTACCTGCCATTGCCCACTACTACTTCAAAGGGAATTCTCCTAAACTTGGAGGACAAAAACGGGAAAGTGTGGCGATTCCGGTACTCGTACTGGAACAGCAGTCAGAGCTACGTGCTGACGAAAGGATGGAGCCGGTTCGTGAAGGAGAAAGGGTTGAGAGCTGGGGACGTTGTCAGCTTCCGGAGGTCCACCGGACAGGATAAGCGCCTCTACATTGACCGGAATCCGCCAGCTCAGCAGCCACTTGTCAAAACGGTGAGACTCTTTGGAGTGAACATATGTAGTAGTAACACGGTGCCACCTGTCGGGCGGAAGAGGATGGGGGAGACGGACTTGTTTTTGCCATTGGAATGTAGCAAGAAGCAAAGGGTTATAGATGCATTGTGA